Proteins from a single region of Ananas comosus cultivar F153 linkage group 3, ASM154086v1, whole genome shotgun sequence:
- the LOC109707493 gene encoding probable protein phosphatase 2C 26 isoform X1: MGSGASRLFSCVRPSGGGVGGGDGAAAGFDPGPLDETLGHSFCYVRSSSPAHSRSSSASSCTGGGGGGGGGGGSAAVETAFKTISGASVSANSSATLPVYGSGASAAASSGFRSSSSFSALPLQLAAASGPLDRGFFLSGPIERGALSGPLDQVPFSGPIVKKKRRGLPRRLRKPSLFGRSLSEKNRPWVVPLRSFNGRKGDLPDAAAADCSAAAEGSVQWAHGKAGEDRVHIVVSEEHRWLFVGIYDGFNGPEAPDFLVANLYRSVFDELRGLFWAEDEEEPLPQESSFEKDERRTRGSVLEDSRVVSKPLWQFLADGDGDAELDFSGSGRFAFSLSKLRYGIGSWRKDGRKVRLPRWIYASDDKAKESSRVVADRGSSGGSRRRKAAPAVADHGLVLGALARALETTELAFLEMTDRAMDCNPEMALMGSCLLVALMRDDDVYVMNVGDSRAIVAQRRDWGSVDRQMDDGGFGCNDGGRNCDVEIDEASRREATELGALQLSTDHSTSIKEEVLRIKREHPDDDQCIVNERVKGRLKVTRAFGAGYLKQPKWNDGLLEMFRNEFVGTAPYITCTPSLRHYKLRPNDQFLVLSSDGLYQYLSNKEVVLHVENFMERFPDGDPAQSLIEELLFRAAQKAGMDFFELLDIPQGDRRKYHDDVTVMVISLEGRIWKSSGKYV; the protein is encoded by the exons ATGGGGAGCGGCGCATCCCGCCTCTTCTCGTGCGTGAGGCCCTCAGGGGGCGGCGTCGGAGGCGGGGACGGGGCCGCGGCAGGGTTCGACCCCGGGCCCCTCGACGAGACCCTCGGCCACTCCTTCTGCTACGTGCGCTCCTCCTCCCCGGCGCACTcccgctcctcctccgcctcctcctgcaccggcggcggcggcggcggcggcggagggggaggctCCGCCGCGGTGGAGACGGCCTTCAAGACCATCTCCGGCGCCTCCGTGTCCGCCAACTCCTCCGCCACCCTCCCCGTCTACGGCTCCGgagcctccgccgccgcgtccTCAGGGTTCCGgagctcctcctccttctctgcCCTCCCCCTCcagctcgccgccgcctccgggcCGCTCGATCGCGGCTTCTTCCTCTCCGGCCCGATCGAGCGGGGGGCCCTCTCGGGCCCCCTCGACCAAGTCCCCTTCTCCGGCCCGATCGTAAAGAAGAAGCGCCGGGGCCTCCCGCGAAGGCTTCGGAAGCCCTCGCTCTTCGGGCGGAGCCTCTCCGAGAAGAACCGCCCCTGGGTCGTCCCCCTCCGGAGCTTCAACGGCCGCAAGGGCGATCtccccgacgccgccgccgccgactgctccgccgcggcggagggCAGCGTCCAGTGGGCCCACGGCAAGGCCGGCGAGGATCGTGTCCACATCGTCGTGTCGGAGGAGCACCGCTGGCTCTTCGTCGGGATCTACGACGGCTTCAACGGTCCCGAGGCCCCCGATTTCCTCGTCGCCAACCTCTACCGCTCCGTCTTCGATGAGCTCCGTGGCCTCTTCTGGGCGGAAGACGAAGAGGAGCCGCTACCTCAGGAATCGAGCTTCGAGAAGGACGAGCGTCGTACCAGAGGGAGCGTTCTAGAAGATTCTAGAGTCGTCTCCAAGCCCCTGTGGCAGTTCCTCGCCGATGGGGATGGCGATGCGGAGCTCGATTTCTCCGGATCGGGTCGGTTTGCTTTCTCCCTCTCCAAGCTTCGGTACGGCATCGGGAGCTGGAGGAAGGACGGCCGGAAGGTGCGGCTCCCGCGGTGGATATACGCCTCCGACGACAAGGCCAAGGAATCCAGCAGGGTTGTGGCCGAtcgcggcagcagcggcggcagtCGGCGGCGGAAGGCAGCGCCTGCAGTGGCGGACCACGGGCTGGTTCTCGGAGCCCTGGCTCGAGCCCTGGAGACCACAGAGCTCGCCTTCTTGGAGATGACAGACCGGGCAATGGACTGCAATCCGGAGATGGCGCTCATGGGCTCATGCCTGCTCGTCGCACTGATGCGCGACGACGACGTGTACGTCATGAACGTTGGTGACAGCCGCGCCATCGTGGCTCAGCGCAGGGATTGGGGTAGTGTCGATAGGCAAATGGATGATGGCGGGTTTGGATGTAACGATGGGGGTCGTAACTGCGATGTTGAGATCGACGAGGCGTCGAGGAGAGAAGCGACGGAGTTGGGGGCGCTGCAGCTGTCAACAGATCACAGCACAAGCATCAAAGAG GAGGTGCTCAGGATTAAGAGAGAGCACCCTGATGATGATCAATGCATTGTCAATGAAAGAGTGAAGGGACGGCTAAAGGTCACCCGCGCATTTGGGGCTGGGTATCTCAAACAG CCGAAGTGGAATGATGGATTGTTAGAAATGTTTCGGAATGAGTTTGTTGGAACGGCGCCTTACATAACTTGCACGCCCTCCCTTCGCCACTATAAGCTGCGCCCAAATGATCAGTTTTTGGTCCTATCTTCTGATGGATTATATCAGTATTTGAGCAATAAGGAAGTTGTTTTACATGTCGAAAATTTCATGGAGAGGTTCCCAGATGGAGACCCTGCACAAAGTCTAATTGAGGAGCTGCTTTTTCGTGCAGCTCAGAAAGCTG
- the LOC109707493 gene encoding probable protein phosphatase 2C 26 isoform X2 produces the protein MGSGASRLFSCVRPSGGGVGGGDGAAAGFDPGPLDETLGHSFCYVRSSSPAHSRSSSASSCTGGGGGGGGGGGSAAVETAFKTISGASVSANSSATLPVYGSGASAAASSGFRSSSSFSALPLQLAAASGPLDRGFFLSGPIERGALSGPLDQVPFSGPIVKKKRRGLPRRLRKPSLFGRSLSEKNRPWVVPLRSFNGRKGDLPDAAAADCSAAAEGSVQWAHGKAGEDRVHIVVSEEHRWLFVGIYDGFNGPEAPDFLVANLYRSVFDELRGLFWAEDEEEPLPQESSFEKDERRTRGSVLEDSRVVSKPLWQFLADGDGDAELDFSGSGRFAFSLSKLRYGIGSWRKDGRKVRLPRWIYASDDKAKESSRVVADRGSSGGSRRRKAAPAVADHGLVLGALARALETTELAFLEMTDRAMDCNPEMALMGSCLLVALMRDDDVYVMNVGDSRAIVAQRRDWGSVDRQMDDGGFGCNDGGRNCDVEIDEASRREATELGALQLSTDHSTSIKEEVLRIKREHPDDDQCIVNERVKGRLKVTRAFGAGYLKQLFTFLTIQSMRTD, from the exons ATGGGGAGCGGCGCATCCCGCCTCTTCTCGTGCGTGAGGCCCTCAGGGGGCGGCGTCGGAGGCGGGGACGGGGCCGCGGCAGGGTTCGACCCCGGGCCCCTCGACGAGACCCTCGGCCACTCCTTCTGCTACGTGCGCTCCTCCTCCCCGGCGCACTcccgctcctcctccgcctcctcctgcaccggcggcggcggcggcggcggcggagggggaggctCCGCCGCGGTGGAGACGGCCTTCAAGACCATCTCCGGCGCCTCCGTGTCCGCCAACTCCTCCGCCACCCTCCCCGTCTACGGCTCCGgagcctccgccgccgcgtccTCAGGGTTCCGgagctcctcctccttctctgcCCTCCCCCTCcagctcgccgccgcctccgggcCGCTCGATCGCGGCTTCTTCCTCTCCGGCCCGATCGAGCGGGGGGCCCTCTCGGGCCCCCTCGACCAAGTCCCCTTCTCCGGCCCGATCGTAAAGAAGAAGCGCCGGGGCCTCCCGCGAAGGCTTCGGAAGCCCTCGCTCTTCGGGCGGAGCCTCTCCGAGAAGAACCGCCCCTGGGTCGTCCCCCTCCGGAGCTTCAACGGCCGCAAGGGCGATCtccccgacgccgccgccgccgactgctccgccgcggcggagggCAGCGTCCAGTGGGCCCACGGCAAGGCCGGCGAGGATCGTGTCCACATCGTCGTGTCGGAGGAGCACCGCTGGCTCTTCGTCGGGATCTACGACGGCTTCAACGGTCCCGAGGCCCCCGATTTCCTCGTCGCCAACCTCTACCGCTCCGTCTTCGATGAGCTCCGTGGCCTCTTCTGGGCGGAAGACGAAGAGGAGCCGCTACCTCAGGAATCGAGCTTCGAGAAGGACGAGCGTCGTACCAGAGGGAGCGTTCTAGAAGATTCTAGAGTCGTCTCCAAGCCCCTGTGGCAGTTCCTCGCCGATGGGGATGGCGATGCGGAGCTCGATTTCTCCGGATCGGGTCGGTTTGCTTTCTCCCTCTCCAAGCTTCGGTACGGCATCGGGAGCTGGAGGAAGGACGGCCGGAAGGTGCGGCTCCCGCGGTGGATATACGCCTCCGACGACAAGGCCAAGGAATCCAGCAGGGTTGTGGCCGAtcgcggcagcagcggcggcagtCGGCGGCGGAAGGCAGCGCCTGCAGTGGCGGACCACGGGCTGGTTCTCGGAGCCCTGGCTCGAGCCCTGGAGACCACAGAGCTCGCCTTCTTGGAGATGACAGACCGGGCAATGGACTGCAATCCGGAGATGGCGCTCATGGGCTCATGCCTGCTCGTCGCACTGATGCGCGACGACGACGTGTACGTCATGAACGTTGGTGACAGCCGCGCCATCGTGGCTCAGCGCAGGGATTGGGGTAGTGTCGATAGGCAAATGGATGATGGCGGGTTTGGATGTAACGATGGGGGTCGTAACTGCGATGTTGAGATCGACGAGGCGTCGAGGAGAGAAGCGACGGAGTTGGGGGCGCTGCAGCTGTCAACAGATCACAGCACAAGCATCAAAGAG GAGGTGCTCAGGATTAAGAGAGAGCACCCTGATGATGATCAATGCATTGTCAATGAAAGAGTGAAGGGACGGCTAAAGGTCACCCGCGCATTTGGGGCTGGGTATCTCAAACAG CTATTCACATTTTTAACCATCCAAAGTATGAGGACGGACTGA